One part of the Mesorhizobium sp. M4B.F.Ca.ET.058.02.1.1 genome encodes these proteins:
- a CDS encoding ABC transporter permease, with product MRSDGSPSAPLGLKIAAAFGLLFLHLPILLIFVYAFTTEEKSFVWPPPGLTTQWFAVTWNRPDVWEALSLSIRVAAISTAIALVLGTLCAAAVSRTRFFGRETISLLVILPIALPGIITGIALRSAFALADIPFSFWTIVLGHATFCVVVVYNNAVARFRRTSGSMIEASMDLGADGFQTFRHVVLPNIATALLAGGMLAFALSFDEVIVTTFTAGQQQTVPIWMLEELIRPRQRPVTNVVAMVVVLVTLLPILLAYYLTRDGDQIAGSGK from the coding sequence ATGCGCTCTGACGGCTCGCCTTCCGCCCCGCTCGGCCTGAAGATCGCCGCCGCCTTCGGCCTGCTCTTCCTGCACCTGCCGATCCTGCTGATCTTCGTCTATGCCTTCACGACCGAGGAGAAGAGCTTCGTCTGGCCGCCGCCGGGGCTGACCACGCAATGGTTCGCCGTCACCTGGAACCGGCCGGATGTGTGGGAGGCGCTGTCGCTGTCGATCCGCGTCGCCGCCATCTCGACGGCGATCGCGCTGGTGCTGGGCACGCTCTGCGCCGCCGCCGTCTCGCGCACGCGCTTCTTCGGCCGCGAGACCATCTCTTTGCTGGTCATCCTGCCGATCGCGCTGCCCGGCATCATCACCGGCATCGCGCTGCGCTCGGCCTTCGCGCTGGCCGACATCCCGTTCTCGTTCTGGACGATCGTGCTCGGCCACGCCACCTTCTGCGTGGTCGTCGTCTATAACAATGCCGTCGCGCGCTTCCGCCGCACCTCCGGCTCCATGATCGAGGCCTCGATGGACCTCGGCGCCGACGGCTTTCAGACCTTCAGGCATGTCGTGCTGCCCAACATCGCCACCGCGCTGCTTGCCGGCGGCATGCTCGCCTTCGCGCTGTCCTTCGACGAGGTCATCGTCACCACCTTCACCGCCGGCCAGCAGCAGACCGTGCCGATCTGGATGCTTGAGGAACTGATCCGCCCGCGCCAGCGCCCGGTCACCAATGTCGTGGCCATGGTCGTGGTTCTGGTGACGCTGCTGCCGATCCTCCTTGCCTATTACCTGACCCGCGACGGCGACCAGATCGCTGGTTCGGGCAAATGA